One genomic window of Ctenopharyngodon idella isolate HZGC_01 chromosome 18, HZGC01, whole genome shotgun sequence includes the following:
- the LOC127499462 gene encoding potassium/sodium hyperpolarization-activated cyclic nucleotide-gated channel 1 isoform X2 — protein MVVLTFVNLITIPLDMAFSDDMHDSAHKYWVAFNVFSDVMFCIDVGFNFRMGVFNEDGQAILDPKIIRKDYFSSWFVPDVVAAFPVDIIIIIVEHFYHADTISLVASKMVRILMFVRVLSLIRLLRVPKLLRFCFELESVSDIQLEVVRRSFRVFFVFLMMVLIWHWNTCVQYFLSVMEEFPPDCWVVQENIVNTSIGEKYSYASFRAFSQMAWRSTESIYSPRRVDERWIAIVSMVIGYIMCFAFISCLISAVGCMSVTGNAYKIKMNQLQSSTMFQKLPRMLRQRTTAQYKWQWDKENILDLLSERLRKDIMAEVCSNLLNKGSMFMKLNREFTEAILIKLENEFFNPGDIIILQNSAVDHMFFIDYGRVLVKNESFHMELCDGDHFGEISFLFGGRQLATVSALTSCSLFSLSLQDFQEIEKEFPHVVDELRAAAQQLKNDLESDELFLQVTSTSSSV, from the exons ATGGTGGTCCTAACATTCGTAAACCTTATAACAATTCCTCTAGACATGGCATTTTCTGATGATATGCATGATAGTGCCCACAAATACTGGGTGGCCTTCAATGTATTCTCAGACGTCATGTTTTGTATTGATGTTGGCTTTAACTTTCGAATGGGTGTTTTCAATGAAGACGGTCAG GCCATCCTTGAtccaaaaataataagaaaggaTTATTTCAGTTCTTGGTTTGTTCCTGATGTGGTGGCTGCATTTCCGGTCgacattatcattatcattgtg GAGCATTTTTATCACGCTGACACTATTTCACTGGTGGCTTCGAAGATGGTGCGGATACTTATGTTTGTGAGGGTTCTCAGTCTGATCCGTTTACTCCGTGTGCCAAAGCTTCTGAGATTCTGCTTTGAATTGGAAAGT GTCTCCGATATACAGCTCGAAGTAGTCAGGAGGTCATTCAgggttttctttgttttcctgATGATGGTCCTCATTTGGCACTGGAACACTTGTGTTCAGTACTTCCTATCTGTAATGGAAGAGTTTCCCCCAGACTGCTGGGTTGTACAAGAGAACATTGTG AATACCTCGATCGGGGAAAAATACTCCTATGCTTCCTTCAGAGCTTTCTCTCAAATGGCCTGGAGATCAACTGAATCGATTTACTCACCAAGAC gtGTGGATGAACGGTGGATAGCTATTGTTAGTATGGTGATTGGATATATAAtgtgttttgcatttatttcttGCTTGATCAGTGCAGTTGGATGCATGTCTGTGACTGGCAATGCATACAAGATAAAg ATGAACCAGCTACAGTCCTCCACAATGTTCCAAAAGCTGCCCAGAATGTTGCGCCAACGGACCACTGCCCAGTACAAGTGGCAGTGGGATAAGGAGAACATCCTTGACTTGTTGTCAGAACGGCTCAGAAAG GATATTATGGCAGAAGTATGTTCCAACCTGCTGAACAAAGGCTCCATGTTTATGAAGCTTAACAGAGAATTCACTGAAGCCATCTTGATAAAGTTGGAGAATGAGTTCTTCAATCCAGGTGACATCATCATTCTTCAGAATTCTGCAGTTGACCATATGTTCTTCATTGACTATGGACGGGTGCTGGTGAAGAACGAATCTTTCCACATGGAGCTGTGTGATGGAGATCACTTTGGAG AGATCAGCTTCCTATTTGGTGGAAGGCAGTTGGCCACAGTTTCTGCTCTGACCAGCTGCAGCCTTTTCTCCCTGTCATTGCAAGATTTTCAGGAGATTGAGAAAGAGTTCCCACATGTTGTGGACGAACTGAGGGCAGCAGCTCAACAGCTTAAAAATGATCTAGAAA GTGATGAGCTGTTTCTCCAAGTTACATCAACATCGAGCAGTGTGTGA
- the LOC127499462 gene encoding potassium/sodium hyperpolarization-activated cyclic nucleotide-gated channel 1 isoform X1, which translates to MSCSVAMSGNSLSGPGKTRFPGLKYFVKERQAECVEGNENGEKNEAEGETYRWVLHPRSHFRHYYLVFMVVLTFVNLITIPLDMAFSDDMHDSAHKYWVAFNVFSDVMFCIDVGFNFRMGVFNEDGQAILDPKIIRKDYFSSWFVPDVVAAFPVDIIIIIVEHFYHADTISLVASKMVRILMFVRVLSLIRLLRVPKLLRFCFELESVSDIQLEVVRRSFRVFFVFLMMVLIWHWNTCVQYFLSVMEEFPPDCWVVQENIVNTSIGEKYSYASFRAFSQMAWRSTESIYSPRRVDERWIAIVSMVIGYIMCFAFISCLISAVGCMSVTGNAYKIKMNQLQSSTMFQKLPRMLRQRTTAQYKWQWDKENILDLLSERLRKDIMAEVCSNLLNKGSMFMKLNREFTEAILIKLENEFFNPGDIIILQNSAVDHMFFIDYGRVLVKNESFHMELCDGDHFGEISFLFGGRQLATVSALTSCSLFSLSLQDFQEIEKEFPHVVDELRAAAQQLKNDLESDELFLQVTSTSSSV; encoded by the exons ATGAGTTGCTCAGTCGCGATGAGTGGAAATAGCTTAAGTGGTCCTGGAAAAACACGCTTTCCAGGCCTTAAATATTTCGTAAAAGAAAGACAAGCAGAGTGTGTTGAAGGGAACGAAAATGGGGAGAAAAACGAAGCTGAAGGCGAAACCTATCGCTGGGTCTTGCACCCACGGAGTCACTTCAG GCATTACTATCTTGTGTTTATGGTGGTCCTAACATTCGTAAACCTTATAACAATTCCTCTAGACATGGCATTTTCTGATGATATGCATGATAGTGCCCACAAATACTGGGTGGCCTTCAATGTATTCTCAGACGTCATGTTTTGTATTGATGTTGGCTTTAACTTTCGAATGGGTGTTTTCAATGAAGACGGTCAG GCCATCCTTGAtccaaaaataataagaaaggaTTATTTCAGTTCTTGGTTTGTTCCTGATGTGGTGGCTGCATTTCCGGTCgacattatcattatcattgtg GAGCATTTTTATCACGCTGACACTATTTCACTGGTGGCTTCGAAGATGGTGCGGATACTTATGTTTGTGAGGGTTCTCAGTCTGATCCGTTTACTCCGTGTGCCAAAGCTTCTGAGATTCTGCTTTGAATTGGAAAGT GTCTCCGATATACAGCTCGAAGTAGTCAGGAGGTCATTCAgggttttctttgttttcctgATGATGGTCCTCATTTGGCACTGGAACACTTGTGTTCAGTACTTCCTATCTGTAATGGAAGAGTTTCCCCCAGACTGCTGGGTTGTACAAGAGAACATTGTG AATACCTCGATCGGGGAAAAATACTCCTATGCTTCCTTCAGAGCTTTCTCTCAAATGGCCTGGAGATCAACTGAATCGATTTACTCACCAAGAC gtGTGGATGAACGGTGGATAGCTATTGTTAGTATGGTGATTGGATATATAAtgtgttttgcatttatttcttGCTTGATCAGTGCAGTTGGATGCATGTCTGTGACTGGCAATGCATACAAGATAAAg ATGAACCAGCTACAGTCCTCCACAATGTTCCAAAAGCTGCCCAGAATGTTGCGCCAACGGACCACTGCCCAGTACAAGTGGCAGTGGGATAAGGAGAACATCCTTGACTTGTTGTCAGAACGGCTCAGAAAG GATATTATGGCAGAAGTATGTTCCAACCTGCTGAACAAAGGCTCCATGTTTATGAAGCTTAACAGAGAATTCACTGAAGCCATCTTGATAAAGTTGGAGAATGAGTTCTTCAATCCAGGTGACATCATCATTCTTCAGAATTCTGCAGTTGACCATATGTTCTTCATTGACTATGGACGGGTGCTGGTGAAGAACGAATCTTTCCACATGGAGCTGTGTGATGGAGATCACTTTGGAG AGATCAGCTTCCTATTTGGTGGAAGGCAGTTGGCCACAGTTTCTGCTCTGACCAGCTGCAGCCTTTTCTCCCTGTCATTGCAAGATTTTCAGGAGATTGAGAAAGAGTTCCCACATGTTGTGGACGAACTGAGGGCAGCAGCTCAACAGCTTAAAAATGATCTAGAAA GTGATGAGCTGTTTCTCCAAGTTACATCAACATCGAGCAGTGTGTGA
- the rab27a gene encoding ras-related protein Rab-27A, with protein MSDGDYDYLIKFLALGDSGVGKTSFLYQYTDGKFNSKFITTVGIDFREKRVVYKSNGPDGTAGRGQRIHIQLWDTAGQERFRSLTTAFFRDAMGFLLLFDLTNEQSFLNVRNWMSQLQTHAYCENPDIVLCGNKSDLGDQRAVKADNARELAEKYGVPYFETSAANGENVSHAVEVLLDLIMKRMERCVDKSWIPDGTVRTNGHSTNDLAEPRDTDQSKCAC; from the exons ATGTCCGATGGGGACTATGATTACCTCATCAAGTTCCTCGCACTGGGGGACTCTGGGGTGGGAAAGACCAGCTTCCTATATCAGTACACAGATGGCAAATTCAACTCCAAATTCATCACGACAGTGGGAATAGACTTCAGAGAAAAACGAGTG GTGTACAAATCCAACGGTCCTGATGGAACAGCCGGGAGAGGTCAGAGGATCCACATTCAGCTGTGGGATACGGCCGGACAGGAGAG ATTCCGGAGTCTGACCACAGCGTTCTTCAGGGATGCCATGGGCTTCCTGTTGCTCTTTGACCTCACGAACGAGCAGAGCTTCCTTAATGTGCGGAACTGGATGA GTCAGCTGCAGACACATGCGTACTGCGAGAATCCTGACATCGTCTTGTGTGGAAACAAATCAGACCTGGGGGACCAGCGTGCAGTGAAAGCGGACAATGCACGAGAACTGGCTGAGAAATATGG TGTCCCATACTTTGAGACAAGCGCTGCCAACGGTGAGAACGTGAGCCATGCCGTGGAGGTTCTGCTGGATTTGATCATGAAGCGCATGGAGCGATGCGTGGACAAATCCTGGATACCTGACGGAACCGTTCGAACCAACGGTCACAGCACCAACGACCTGGCAGAGCCGCGGGACACAGACCAGAGCAAGTGTGCCTGCTAA